The Sphingomonas telluris genome includes a window with the following:
- the mgtE gene encoding magnesium transporter, translating to MSESENIATATSVDLGSENHAVMDEEDRLRPEFVERVLDAVDAGDDETARELVGPLHPADVADLIELARRDEREGLVKALAGIISPDVLAELNDHVREDLIDEMEPQQVADLAGQMETDDAVALIEDLDKDEQQAVLEKMEPDDRAAVEEALSYPEESAGRVMQRDLCAVPAHWKVGQVIDYLRQEKDLPDDFWEVFVVSPDHHPVGTCKLSNILRSPRSTLVGDIMAKEQTLIPVDMDQEDVALRFQKYALVSAAVVDESGRLVGMITVDDIIHIIQEEASEDVLLLSGAGDEGDINEPVTESYKSRVRWLVANLLTALVAAFVIRQFEHSIERMAVLAVLMPIVAGVGGNAGTQTLAVTVRAIATNQLTSSNRWRAVGREIRVALLNGLTIAVLIGVGVTLVLGSSGLGAVIAAAMLFNIMVAGLAGVLIPLTLERFGADPAVASSVFVTMMTDSIGFLAFLGLATAVGLAG from the coding sequence ATGAGCGAGAGCGAGAACATCGCCACCGCCACCTCTGTCGATCTCGGCTCCGAAAACCATGCGGTGATGGACGAAGAGGACCGGCTGCGGCCGGAGTTCGTCGAACGCGTGCTCGATGCCGTCGACGCGGGCGATGACGAAACGGCCCGCGAGCTGGTCGGCCCGCTCCACCCCGCCGACGTGGCGGACCTCATCGAACTTGCTCGAAGGGACGAGCGCGAAGGCTTGGTCAAGGCGCTTGCCGGGATCATCAGCCCGGACGTGCTCGCAGAGCTCAACGATCACGTCCGCGAAGACCTGATCGACGAGATGGAGCCGCAGCAGGTCGCCGACCTCGCGGGCCAGATGGAGACGGACGACGCCGTCGCCCTGATCGAAGACCTCGACAAGGACGAGCAGCAGGCCGTCCTCGAGAAGATGGAGCCGGACGACCGCGCCGCGGTCGAAGAAGCGCTTAGCTATCCTGAAGAATCCGCCGGCCGGGTCATGCAGCGCGACCTGTGCGCCGTTCCCGCGCACTGGAAGGTCGGCCAGGTCATCGACTACCTGCGGCAGGAGAAGGACCTTCCCGACGATTTCTGGGAGGTTTTCGTCGTCTCCCCGGATCACCATCCGGTCGGCACCTGCAAGCTTTCGAACATCCTCCGCAGCCCGCGCTCGACCCTGGTCGGCGACATCATGGCCAAGGAGCAGACTCTAATCCCGGTCGACATGGACCAGGAAGACGTCGCGCTGCGCTTCCAGAAGTACGCGCTCGTGTCGGCGGCAGTGGTCGACGAGAGCGGCCGCCTCGTCGGCATGATCACCGTGGACGACATCATCCACATTATCCAAGAAGAGGCGAGCGAGGACGTTCTGCTGCTGTCGGGCGCCGGTGACGAAGGCGACATCAACGAGCCGGTCACGGAAAGCTACAAGTCGCGCGTCCGCTGGCTTGTCGCGAACCTGCTGACGGCGCTGGTCGCGGCTTTCGTCATTCGGCAGTTCGAACATTCGATCGAGCGAATGGCGGTTCTAGCGGTGCTAATGCCGATCGTCGCGGGCGTCGGGGGCAATGCCGGAACCCAGACCCTCGCGGTGACAGTTCGCGCGATCGCCACAAACCAGCTGACGAGCTCAAACCGCTGGCGGGCCGTTGGGCGAGAGATCCGCGTAGCGTTGCTCAACGGACTCACGATTGCGGTCCTGATCGGCGTTGGCGTGACCCTCGTTCTGGGAAGCAGCGGCCTCGGCGCGGTCATTGCCGCAGCCATGCTGTTCAACATCATGGTTGCGGGTCTCGCGGGCGTCCTGATTCCGCTCACGCTGGAGCGTTTCGGCGCCGACCCCGCGGTGGCGAGCAGCGTCTTCGTGACCATGATGACGGATTCGATCGGCTTTTTGGCCTTCCTTGGCCTTGCGACGGCGGTAGGTCTCGCCGGCTAG
- a CDS encoding peptidylprolyl isomerase — MADDDRLVFNLSSGGDVVIKLRPDLAPDHVARITELTKSGFYDGVPFHRVIPGFMAQGGDPTGRGTGGSDLPNLKAEFSREPHVRGVCSMARTNDPNSANSQFFICFDEARFLDNQYTVWGEVESGMEHVDALPKGEPPANPGKIVKAEIRPAS; from the coding sequence ATGGCCGACGACGACCGCCTTGTATTCAACCTTTCCAGCGGCGGCGACGTCGTCATCAAGCTTCGCCCCGACCTCGCGCCCGACCACGTGGCCCGCATCACCGAGCTGACGAAGAGCGGCTTCTACGACGGCGTTCCGTTCCATCGCGTGATCCCCGGGTTCATGGCCCAGGGCGGCGACCCGACCGGCCGTGGCACCGGCGGCTCCGACCTCCCGAACCTGAAGGCCGAATTCAGCCGGGAACCGCACGTCCGCGGCGTATGCTCAATGGCCCGCACCAACGATCCGAACAGTGCGAACAGCCAGTTCTTCATCTGCTTCGACGAGGCCCGCTTCCTCGACAACCAGTACACCGTCTGGGGCGAGGTCGAGAGCGGCATGGAGCACGTCGACGCGCTTCCGAAGGGTGAGCCGCCCGCAAACCCGGGCAAGATCGTGAAGGCAGAAATCCGGCCCGCTAGCTAG
- a CDS encoding exodeoxyribonuclease III has product MNKTMKIASWNVNSVRARIGIVERLLREEQPDVLCLQETKATDDIFPRELFHELGYKHWALKGQKMHHGVAIISKVEIGEHGSHDWQDNGEARHVGVRLPCGLRVENVYVPAGGDIPDRTVNPKFGQKLDFIERMTRWSEGLREPTLIVGDFNVAPLECDVWSHKALLSVVSHTPVEVDALTRLQQAHDWIDIGRTFVPAPERNFTWWSYRSPDWTKNDRGRRLDHMWVSPEAKGRVVSHRVLEPCRSWHRPSDHVPLICEVAV; this is encoded by the coding sequence GTGAACAAGACGATGAAGATCGCTTCCTGGAACGTGAACTCGGTCCGCGCGCGGATCGGCATCGTCGAGCGCCTGCTTCGCGAGGAGCAGCCCGATGTCCTGTGCCTTCAGGAGACAAAGGCTACCGACGACATCTTCCCGCGCGAGCTGTTCCACGAGCTTGGCTACAAGCATTGGGCGCTCAAGGGTCAGAAGATGCACCACGGCGTCGCGATCATCAGCAAGGTCGAGATCGGCGAACACGGCAGCCATGATTGGCAGGACAATGGCGAGGCGCGCCATGTCGGCGTCCGGCTTCCGTGCGGGCTGCGGGTGGAAAACGTCTACGTCCCGGCGGGCGGCGACATTCCCGACCGCACGGTGAACCCGAAGTTCGGCCAGAAGCTCGACTTCATCGAGCGGATGACCCGCTGGTCCGAAGGTCTGCGTGAGCCGACCCTGATCGTCGGCGACTTCAACGTCGCGCCGCTGGAGTGCGACGTCTGGAGCCACAAGGCGCTGCTCTCGGTCGTCAGCCACACGCCGGTCGAGGTGGACGCGCTTACCCGCCTCCAGCAGGCGCACGACTGGATCGACATCGGCCGGACGTTTGTGCCCGCTCCGGAACGCAACTTCACCTGGTGGAGCTATCGCTCGCCCGACTGGACGAAGAACGATCGCGGCCGTCGGCTCGACCACATGTGGGTCTCGCCGGAAGCGAAGGGCCGTGTCGTCTCGCATCGTGTGCTCGAGCCGTGCCGCAGCTGGCACCGGCCGTCTGACCACGTTCCCCTCATCTGCGAGGTCGCCGTTTGA
- the ribA gene encoding GTP cyclohydrolase II: MSRRSAVERAIAALRTGRAVRIEGAEPLTFLSIETATPELLQAVDPENKAPLLLSGRRAAALSLASERDAADPARPVLIERQAWLDPSAALTLADPAQDFARAPIGPLKPLHLEANATAEAALDLARAAGLLPAVWLIPPNAAAVDVPLEELSGDAFRPEVTLLARARLPLEDMPETQIFAFRGSDDGQDHVALLVGAFGGKPPLIRLHSECLTGDVFGSLKCDCGPQLKEALRLIAAAGGGVLLYLRQEGRGIGLANKLRAYALQDRGLDTVEANLRLGFGDDERDYAHAAAILRKLGIEEVRLLTNNPRKVEALEAEGIKVAERVAHHMPANPHNADYLQVKRAKSGHLP; the protein is encoded by the coding sequence TTGAGCCGCCGCTCCGCGGTCGAACGGGCGATCGCCGCACTGCGCACGGGCCGCGCGGTCCGCATCGAAGGCGCGGAGCCGCTGACTTTCCTGTCGATCGAGACGGCGACGCCGGAGCTGCTTCAAGCCGTGGATCCCGAGAACAAGGCGCCGCTGCTCCTGAGTGGCCGCCGCGCTGCCGCATTGTCGCTGGCCAGTGAGCGCGATGCGGCCGACCCCGCCCGACCGGTCCTCATCGAACGACAGGCCTGGCTCGATCCATCCGCCGCTCTGACGCTAGCCGACCCGGCGCAGGACTTTGCCCGCGCGCCGATCGGCCCGCTCAAGCCGCTGCATCTCGAAGCCAATGCGACGGCCGAAGCCGCTCTGGATTTGGCGCGGGCGGCGGGCCTTCTGCCTGCGGTCTGGCTCATCCCGCCTAACGCGGCGGCCGTGGACGTACCGCTCGAAGAGCTGTCCGGAGATGCGTTCCGTCCGGAAGTGACGCTGCTCGCGCGAGCGCGCCTGCCGCTGGAGGACATGCCGGAAACGCAGATATTTGCCTTCCGCGGCTCCGACGACGGTCAGGACCATGTCGCGCTTCTCGTCGGAGCGTTTGGCGGAAAGCCGCCGCTGATCCGCCTTCACAGCGAGTGCCTGACCGGTGACGTGTTCGGCTCGCTCAAGTGCGACTGCGGGCCGCAGCTGAAGGAAGCGCTGCGTCTGATCGCGGCTGCTGGCGGCGGTGTGCTGCTCTACCTGCGGCAAGAGGGGCGCGGAATCGGCCTCGCCAACAAGCTCCGCGCCTATGCCCTGCAGGATCGCGGCCTCGATACCGTCGAAGCCAACTTGCGCCTCGGCTTCGGCGACGACGAGCGGGACTATGCGCATGCTGCGGCGATCCTCCGCAAGCTCGGCATCGAGGAAGTACGGCTGCTGACGAACAATCCGCGCAAGGTCGAAGCGCTGGAGGCTGAAGGCATCAAGGTCGCTGAACGGGTGGCGCATCACATGCCCGCGAACCCGCACAATGCCGATTATCTACAAGTGAAGCGGGCGAAGAGCGGACACCTGCCCTAG
- a CDS encoding SDR family NAD(P)-dependent oxidoreductase, translated as MKPVALITGASAGLGAEFARQLSRKGHRLVLAARRKDRLDALAAELGNARTVEIDLGKSGAAAALVRDVQAAGEQVDLLINNAGFGLRGRFVELDAAREREMIDLNCGALTDLCRAVAPQMIERRSGGILNVASTAAFQPGPKMAVYFATKAFVLSFTEALHEELKPHGVKVSALCPGPTRTEFGEVAGIGTLGQFERLSMDAEPVVRAGIEGLERNRAVVIPGAINKAGAWSTRFAPRSIVRKIAGSLKF; from the coding sequence ATGAAGCCGGTCGCGTTGATCACCGGAGCCTCTGCGGGGCTCGGTGCGGAGTTCGCCCGGCAACTTTCCCGAAAAGGACATCGGCTGGTCCTTGCCGCACGGCGCAAGGACCGACTCGATGCGCTTGCCGCCGAGCTCGGCAATGCCCGAACGGTGGAGATCGACCTCGGCAAGTCCGGAGCTGCCGCAGCGTTGGTCCGGGATGTCCAGGCGGCGGGCGAGCAGGTCGACCTGCTGATCAACAATGCGGGCTTCGGCCTGCGCGGGCGCTTCGTCGAACTGGACGCCGCCCGCGAGCGCGAGATGATCGACCTCAACTGCGGCGCGCTGACGGACCTGTGCCGAGCGGTCGCTCCGCAAATGATCGAGCGCCGCTCAGGCGGCATTCTCAACGTCGCCTCCACCGCGGCCTTCCAGCCGGGCCCAAAGATGGCGGTCTATTTCGCGACGAAGGCTTTTGTCCTCTCGTTCACCGAAGCGCTCCACGAAGAGCTGAAGCCGCATGGCGTGAAGGTCAGCGCTCTATGTCCCGGCCCGACCCGGACGGAGTTCGGCGAGGTCGCGGGGATCGGGACGCTCGGCCAGTTCGAGCGGCTCTCGATGGATGCTGAACCCGTCGTTCGTGCAGGCATTGAAGGCCTTGAGCGCAACCGCGCGGTCGTCATTCCGGGCGCGATCAACAAGGCGGGAGCCTGGTCGACACGCTTCGCCCCGCGCTCAATCGTGCGAAAGATTGCAGGGTCGCTGAAGTTTTGA